The genomic window GCAACGCGGCCGAGCGCGACGGTCTCGCGCAACCAAGGTCCGCTGGTCATGCCGCGGCCGCTGCCGGCGCCGGGCGCGCCGCGGTCGCGACGCCGATCAGGCGGTCAGACGTTGCAGTGCCTCGCGGTACTTCTCGGCCGTGCGGGTCGCGATCTCCGGCGGCAGGATTGGCCCGGGGGCCTTCTTGTTCCACGGCTGGGTCTCGAGCCAGTCGCGCACAAACTGCTTGTCGAAGCTTGGCGGATTCTCGCCGGGCCGCCAGCTGTCCGCGGGCCAGAACCGCGACGAATCCGGCGTGAGGACTTCGTCGATCAGCACGAGTTGGCCGTCGTCGTCGAGGCCGAATTCGAACTTCGTGTCCGCAATGATGATGCCGCGCGCCGAGGCATGGTCACGCGCGCGGGTGTAGATGGCCAGCGCCGTGTCGCGGACTTCGGCCGCGCGCTCGGCGCCAATCAGGCTGACAGTCTGCGCGTAGTCGATGTTCTCGTCGTGTTCGCCGACGTCGGCCTTGGTGGATGGCGTGAACAGCGGTTCCGGCAGCTGGTCGGCGAGTCGCAGGCCGGCCGGCAGGCCGATACCGCACACCGCGCCGGTGCGCTGATAGTCCTTCCAGCCCGAGCCGATGATGTAGCCGCGCACGATCGCCTCGATCGGCAGCGGCTTGAGCCGGCGCACGACCATCGCGCGATCGCCGAGCGTCGCGCGTTCCACCGCATTCGGCACGACATCGGCCAGCGTCAGGTCGGCCGCCATGTGATTGGCGACCAGATCTTTCGTCAGATCGAACCAGAACCGCGAAAGCTGAGTGAGGATCTCGCCCTTGCCCGGAATCGCGGTTGGCAGGACCACATCGAACGCCGACAGACGATCGGTCGCCACGATCAGCAGGTGATCGTCGCCCACGGCGTAGATGTCACGGACCTTGCCGCGATTCAGAAGCTCCAGGCCCGAGAGGCTGGATTCAAACAACGGTTCCGACATTCTGTGCTCCCGGAAAAAGTGCGGCCCCGAACCGTTGCCGGTCGGGGCCGCTGGATCGCGTGGCGATGGGCTGTGCTGCGGCCTAGGGAAACTCTGAATTGTCAGAGTTTCCCGCAGCACATGGACGTGCTGCCATTTTCAACGGGTGTAACACGTTGAAAATGAAAGAAAACGAAAAATCGCACTTTTTCGTTTTCGGCGCTCTGGCAATCCGGGATGGATTGATCAGAGCTTCCCTAGTGATGCACGAAGGTCAGCGGACCACCTTGGGCCGCATAGTACGCGGCGAGATTTTTCATGTCTTCTTCGGTCAGCCCCGCGACCATGCCCGCCATGATCGGGTTCTTGCGTTCGCCGGACTTGTAGTCGATCAGCGCGCGATACAGGTAGTTCTCGTACTGGCCGGCCAGCACTGGGTAGATGGAAACGCTGCTCACGCCGTTCGGTCCGTGACAGCCGACGCAGGTCACGGCCTTGCTTTCGCCTGCGGCGGCATCACCGCCGGCGCTGGCCGTATTGATCACGAAGGTGCCAAGCAGGACGGCAGCCAGCGTGGAGATGATCTTGTTCATTTCTCTAACTCTCCTGTTGCGCGGCTTAGTGGGCACCGCCGGCGAAAAACGCCGCGATGTCGGCCATGTCCTGATCGCTCAGGGTGGCGGCTTGGGCCTGCATGGTCTTGTGGCCGCGCTCGCCGCTCGCGTAACCCTTCAGGGCCGCGACGATGTAGTCGGCGTGCTGACCGGAAACCTTCGGCACGTGATAGGTCGGGTAGGCGTTGGAGACCCCCGGCGCGCCGTGGCAACCCAGGCAGGCTTCCGCCTTGACCTTGCCCGCGGCGGAATCACCGGCGGACGCGTTGGCCGCGGCGAGCATTGCGGCGACCGCAAGTGCGCGACGCATGCTACGAGCTTGCATCATTGATTGGTTTCTCCTGAGAAACGGGTTGTTGTAATCGGGCGCCGAGCCGGACGGTGGCCGCCAACCGGAGGGCCGGACCACGGCAGGGTGCAAAATCCAGTTTCGGACGCCAGCCCGCCAAGCGGATCGGACCGGCGAAAGCCTTCAATATTAGTATATTCTTACTTGCGCTGTCGATTGCCGGCACGCGCTCCCGGACAGGGCTCACTTTTCGGGTTTCTGTTCGGGTGCCGGTTCGGGTTCGGGACCAAACAACGGGGCCACGCCGGTGATGCCGCTGACCGCCGACTGACCGGTGAAGCGCGGCGGCAATGGCTCGGGGGTGCCGCGCCGCGCGTGGCTGCGCGAGAAAAACCCCATTCCGCCCTCGGTGACCTCGACGATCAGCTGCAGCCGGTGGCGGCTGCCGCTTTGGCCCAGCCAGCCGAGATGGGTGCCGG from Chromatiales bacterium includes these protein-coding regions:
- a CDS encoding phosphoribosylaminoimidazolesuccinocarboxamide synthase, which codes for MSEPLFESSLSGLELLNRGKVRDIYAVGDDHLLIVATDRLSAFDVVLPTAIPGKGEILTQLSRFWFDLTKDLVANHMAADLTLADVVPNAVERATLGDRAMVVRRLKPLPIEAIVRGYIIGSGWKDYQRTGAVCGIGLPAGLRLADQLPEPLFTPSTKADVGEHDENIDYAQTVSLIGAERAAEVRDTALAIYTRARDHASARGIIIADTKFEFGLDDDGQLVLIDEVLTPDSSRFWPADSWRPGENPPSFDKQFVRDWLETQPWNKKAPGPILPPEIATRTAEKYREALQRLTA
- a CDS encoding cytochrome c — its product is MNKIISTLAAVLLGTFVINTASAGGDAAAGESKAVTCVGCHGPNGVSSVSIYPVLAGQYENYLYRALIDYKSGERKNPIMAGMVAGLTEEDMKNLAAYYAAQGGPLTFVHH
- a CDS encoding c-type cytochrome, which translates into the protein MQARSMRRALAVAAMLAAANASAGDSAAGKVKAEACLGCHGAPGVSNAYPTYHVPKVSGQHADYIVAALKGYASGERGHKTMQAQAATLSDQDMADIAAFFAGGAH